The Lentisphaerota bacterium genomic sequence TGTCGGTGACCACCAGGATCGACGGCCGGTTGTCGCCGTGCAGGGCAAGATCTATCGCGCTCAGGCCCATGGGCCCGGCTCCAGCGAGGATTGCCATGGTGCCGCCCTCTCTGATTCCCTGCTGATGGACGTACTCGCCGGGCTTGAAATGGTAATTGGTCTTGATTCCACCGATGATGCAGCAGACCGGTTCGGCCAGCGAAGCCTTGAAATAGGATGCGCCGTCATAATCGAGCAGGCACTCCAGCTCCATCACCTCGCGGGGTATCACGATCCGGGTCGCATGTCCGCCGATAAAAGGGAAGGAGTAGCCCGGCGCCATGTGCTCCTTGCCCGGAATGTTTAACTGAGGCTGGATGCTGTATTTCCGGCCGGCGTGGAACCGTCCCTGCCATTTCTTCCCGACCTGGAGCAGACGTCCGCAGAACTCGTGGCCGAGAATGATCGGATGCTGCGCGACATCCTGGGGGACACGCTTGTGGTCGGAACCCTGCGCCGCGGCTTTATGATCCGACATGCAGATGCTGTTCGAGACGATATCGGCGAGGATGGCGTCGTCTCCGATTTCGGGGAGATCGAACCGTTCCAGACGGAGATCATTCTTCCCGTAAAGCCGCAAAGCGAGGGTCTTCATGAGGTTCTTTTCCTTTTAGGCTTGAGTTGTCAAAAGATATGCCTGATTATGGTACATTCATTCGCGGGTAACAAGGATAAAGCATGTATACGATACTGATTGCGGTCATGTTCGGGTTTTCGGTGGGCGGGGCCTTGGGGTTCAGCGACACGGCGGGGCCGGGTTGGAGCGTGGTGTGGGGTGTGCTCGCCGCATTGGCCCTCCAAGTGGCGGCCGGCTTCTGGCTGAAGCGGAAGGTCGAGGCGGGGATGAAGGCGGTGCAGGATATCCTGCTCGCCGGTCAGAAGCGCCTACAGGCCAAGGTCAGCCAGTGGCAGTTACGGCCGCCGGGGAGTCAGAAACAGGCCCAGATCGAGCTCGAACGCGAGCAGCGCAAATCGGTCGATCTGGCGTTGGAGGCGTCAACCGGTCTTGAACGCTGGCGCCGCTGGAGTCCGTTGCTGGGCAAGCAGATTACGACGCTGCGGATGCAGCTCTATTACCAGATCCAGGATTTCAGAAAGGTCGATGAGTTGATGCCTCGTTGCCTGTTCATCGAGCCGGTGACCGCCGCCATGAAGCTGTCGCGGATGTATCAGCTCAAGGATCCCGGTCTGGAGGCTTTCTTTGAGAAGCAGGTCAAACGAATCCAGAGGTTCGGACGGGGTGCGGATGCCGCGATTCTGTATGCGGCCTATTCGTGGATGCTGGTGCAGCGGGGGGCGGTGGATCAGGCGCACAAGATCCTGATCCGCGGTTGTGAGAAGGCGGAGAACGAGACGCTCAAGCGCAACCGTGACCTGCTGGCGAATAACAAGATCAACCACTTCAACAATGCGGGATTGGGCGATCTCTGGTACGCGCTCTGCCTGGAAGAGCCCAAGGTCAAAACCCAGCGCCAGCGGTTTAACGGTTCTCGGCCGTTCTGACGGGAGCGGCGGCTTCAAGGCGCCATTCTGGCGCCTTGAGCAGAGGCCGTCTGCCGAGTGTCCAGCGTCGCGACCCATTTCAGAATGGCGGTCCGGACGGTGTCGTTATCGGTGGTTCTCGCTAAAACCTGTTCCAGGTCGGCGCACATCCGCTCAATCTCGGCTGCCGGGCATTGGGGGACCTTGCCGACGAAGACGCGGGCGTGATCCGTCCGGACCACCGATGTCTCGCTGAGATCGAGTTCCTC encodes the following:
- a CDS encoding polysaccharide biosynthesis protein, which produces ARYFMTTREAVRLVLHATACAAGGEIFVLDMGRPIKILDLAEMMIRLSGLRPHEDVAITYTGIRPGEKLHEELDLSETSVVRTDHARVFVGKVPQCPAAEIERMCADLEQVLARTTDNDTVRTAILKWVATLDTRQTASAQGARMAP
- a CDS encoding L-sorbose 1-phosphate reductase, whose translation is MKTLALRLYGKNDLRLERFDLPEIGDDAILADIVSNSICMSDHKAAAQGSDHKRVPQDVAQHPIILGHEFCGRLLQVGKKWQGRFHAGRKYSIQPQLNIPGKEHMAPGYSFPFIGGHATRIVIPREVMELECLLDYDGASYFKASLAEPVCCIIGGIKTNYHFKPGEYVHQQGIREGGTMAILAGAGPMGLSAIDLALHGDNRPSILVVTD